In Actinacidiphila yeochonensis CN732, a genomic segment contains:
- a CDS encoding PP2C family protein-serine/threonine phosphatase, with the protein MSVDGAMRVGAQRQSDRPAAQPDAYYRLLLVEDDAGDALLVEEYLADTSLDHRLRWTQTLADGLAAAAEDPPDCILLDLHLPDAAGVDAVVRVQAALPDAAIIVLTGLAEGRAGSDAVAAGAQDYLVKGQVTGELLERSVRYAASRKHAQRTASELRLKERQAEENSRLERGLLPKPLLRRARVTATSCYLPGREGALLAGDFLDVVETPDGVVHAVIGDVSGHGPDEAAVGVLLRIAWRTMVLSGNAPVDVLAMMETILSAERTYEAMFATVATLTLTPGSSHCEVTLAGHDAPLLIQDGRATQLAAVPGMALGMMPGHAVWQPVRQALPASASLLLHTDGLTEGHTGAGPERLGTEGLVSVIGSAPDPSGQALIDHLTATTRRMDAGRHLDDVAMLLLTW; encoded by the coding sequence GTGAGCGTCGACGGCGCCATGCGGGTGGGCGCCCAGCGGCAGTCGGACCGGCCCGCGGCGCAGCCGGACGCGTACTACCGCCTGCTGCTCGTCGAGGACGACGCCGGCGACGCGCTGCTGGTCGAGGAGTACCTCGCCGACACCTCGCTCGACCACCGGCTGCGCTGGACCCAGACGCTCGCCGACGGCCTCGCCGCCGCGGCCGAGGACCCGCCGGACTGCATCCTGCTCGACCTGCACCTGCCGGACGCGGCCGGGGTCGACGCCGTCGTCCGGGTCCAGGCGGCCCTGCCGGACGCGGCGATCATCGTGCTCACCGGCCTGGCCGAGGGCCGCGCCGGCAGCGACGCGGTGGCCGCGGGCGCCCAGGACTACCTCGTCAAGGGACAGGTCACCGGGGAGCTGCTGGAGCGCTCGGTCCGCTACGCCGCAAGCCGCAAGCACGCCCAGCGGACCGCCTCTGAGCTGCGGCTGAAGGAGCGGCAGGCCGAGGAGAACAGCCGGCTGGAGCGCGGCCTGCTGCCCAAGCCGCTGCTGCGCCGCGCCCGGGTCACCGCCACCTCCTGCTACCTGCCCGGCCGCGAGGGCGCGCTGCTGGCCGGCGACTTCCTCGACGTGGTGGAGACCCCGGACGGCGTCGTGCACGCCGTCATCGGCGACGTCAGCGGGCACGGGCCGGACGAGGCGGCCGTCGGGGTGTTGCTGCGCATTGCCTGGCGCACCATGGTGCTGTCGGGCAACGCGCCGGTGGACGTGCTGGCGATGATGGAGACCATCCTGTCGGCGGAGCGGACGTACGAGGCGATGTTCGCCACCGTCGCCACGCTCACGCTGACCCCGGGGAGCAGCCACTGCGAGGTGACGCTGGCCGGGCACGACGCGCCGCTGCTGATCCAGGACGGCCGGGCGACGCAGCTGGCGGCGGTGCCGGGCATGGCACTGGGCATGATGCCGGGGCATGCCGTCTGGCAGCCGGTACGGCAGGCGCTGCCCGCGTCCGCGTCGCTGCTGCTGCACACCGACGGGCTCACCGAGGGCCACACCGGAGCCGGACCGGAGCGGCTGGGCACGGAGGGGCTGGTGTCGGTGATCGGCTCCGCGCCCGACCCCTCCGGCCAGGCACTGATCGACCACCTGACGGCGACCACCCGGCGGATGGACGCGGGCCGCCACCTCGACGACGTGGCGATGCTGCTGCTGACCTGGTAG
- a CDS encoding alpha/beta fold hydrolase → MPDVPVGAVLVLHGGRSEDTRAPGRVNAPGLRMRPFGTALLRATRDQGVAVAEARYRRRGWNGGRADAAVDAAAALDRLAARTGGAPAVLLGHSMGGRAALRAAGRPGVAGVVALAPWCPPGEPVAHLAGRSLVFAHAEGDRVTSPADALRMAAEARAAGALVCRYVLSGGDHTMLRRARDWHRLAVLGVCGLLGVGPLPDAAAEAFALPPDDASGGLALPFP, encoded by the coding sequence ATGCCCGACGTCCCGGTCGGCGCGGTGCTCGTCCTGCACGGCGGGCGCAGCGAGGACACCCGCGCCCCGGGCCGGGTCAACGCCCCCGGGCTGCGCATGCGCCCCTTCGGCACGGCGCTGCTGCGGGCCACCCGCGACCAGGGTGTCGCCGTCGCCGAGGCGCGCTACCGGCGGCGCGGGTGGAACGGCGGCCGCGCCGACGCCGCGGTGGACGCCGCCGCCGCCCTCGACCGGCTGGCGGCGCGGACCGGCGGCGCCCCGGCGGTGCTGCTCGGCCACTCGATGGGCGGCCGGGCGGCGCTGCGCGCGGCCGGACGGCCCGGGGTCGCCGGCGTCGTGGCCCTCGCCCCCTGGTGTCCGCCGGGCGAGCCCGTCGCCCACCTCGCCGGCCGCTCGCTGGTCTTCGCGCACGCCGAGGGCGACCGCGTCACCTCGCCCGCTGACGCGCTGCGGATGGCCGCCGAGGCACGGGCGGCGGGGGCGCTGGTGTGCCGGTACGTCCTGTCGGGCGGCGACCACACGATGCTGCGCCGGGCGCGGGACTGGCACCGGCTGGCCGTGCTGGGCGTGTGCGGCCTGCTCGGCGTCGGCCCGCTGCCGGACGCGGCCGCCGAGGCGTTCGCGCTTCCCCCGGACGACGCCTCGGGCGGCCTCGCCCTCCCGTTCCCGTGA
- a CDS encoding glycosyl hydrolase family 95 catalytic domain-containing protein — MSARPVLRRRLAACAAALLTLPLAGLGAIATQAAAATVTTAWHNGAFAVDTGGVVSRSDIVLGRPDTDPAQSLPLGNGSLGVAAWAAGGFTAQLNRNDTQPNRLSPGQVQIPGLSAMTSASDFTGSLDLYNGVLTESGGGMTLKAWVPAGKDELVVDVTGAAPSVQQTATLSLWSGRSPAAAASGGVGTLAQTWVDNSQSGSSGKTFGAMAGITAGGRNVTASVVNSTQVRVSFTPNADGSFRVVTAAPSWTGGDAASTASGVVGSDATASTSSLLATQSSWWNSFWSGSGVVEMNSSDGTAQYLENLRTLYLYFEAASMRGGQYPGSQAGVADMFAFDQDHQEWYPAGYWLWNLRGQIAANLSSGNYALNLPVFDLYLNNLSAMKTWTSAQMGGKAGICVPETMRFNGNGYYNGGSASQNASCALASSPSYNAETITSGAEIALWVWQQYQDTGSTSFLQKYYPLMQQAATFLLAYQSTGSDGYLHAVANAHETQWAVQDPTTDLAADQALFTATAAAAGILGTDSALVTQLHTALGQIEPYARTDAATRKQLLTSSADAQGTDVIADSYQPSAALNNVENVGLEPVWPYGLIGDASGSLTSLAVRTYNSRPNVDANDWSFDAVQAARLDLGSQVSAMLTANTQKYQAYINGLGSLSGSTPGSEPYLEQSSTVATAIDEALATDYDGTLRFAPAWPSGWDAAGTVYIQGGSKVDVQVEGGTLATAAIQAGSTGTLTVRNPWPGSQAEVVNGSTGAVTVAATSATTFSVPVTAGSSYLVERPSSLTTALPYAQVTGTRATTAKHLGGVQIGLDAGSTTTYANLAATFNDVAITADDNTAPGNFDGGGASFSQTAMTSAHAGPGASITSSGVTFTVPNVAAGTNDNTVAQGQKIALKGTGTLGFLVSASYGPATGTGTLTYTDGSTQSYTLTSPDWFSTGPPSGGALAVSSDHQNRQGNTTYAGTGNIFSETVALSSGKTLASVTLPPGASLAAGTPALHLFALATTGSA, encoded by the coding sequence GTGTCCGCTCGTCCCGTGCTGCGCAGACGCCTGGCCGCCTGCGCCGCCGCCCTTCTCACGCTGCCCCTCGCGGGCCTCGGCGCCATCGCCACCCAGGCCGCCGCCGCGACCGTCACGACCGCCTGGCACAACGGCGCGTTCGCGGTCGACACCGGCGGCGTCGTCTCCCGCTCCGACATCGTCCTCGGCCGGCCCGACACCGACCCGGCGCAGTCCCTGCCGCTCGGCAACGGCTCGCTCGGCGTGGCCGCCTGGGCCGCCGGCGGCTTCACCGCGCAGCTCAACCGCAACGACACCCAGCCGAACCGGCTCTCCCCCGGGCAGGTGCAGATCCCGGGCCTGTCGGCGATGACGTCCGCCTCGGACTTCACCGGTTCCCTGGACCTCTACAACGGGGTGCTCACCGAGTCCGGCGGCGGGATGACCCTCAAGGCGTGGGTACCGGCGGGCAAGGACGAACTGGTGGTGGACGTCACCGGCGCCGCCCCGTCGGTCCAGCAGACGGCCACCCTGAGCCTGTGGAGCGGGCGTTCGCCGGCCGCCGCGGCCTCGGGCGGGGTCGGCACCCTGGCGCAGACCTGGGTGGACAACTCCCAGTCCGGCTCCTCCGGGAAGACCTTCGGCGCGATGGCGGGGATCACCGCGGGCGGCCGGAACGTGACGGCGTCGGTGGTCAACTCCACCCAGGTGCGCGTCTCCTTCACCCCGAACGCCGACGGCTCCTTCCGCGTGGTCACCGCCGCCCCGTCCTGGACCGGCGGCGACGCGGCGTCCACCGCCTCGGGCGTGGTCGGCTCGGACGCGACGGCGAGCACCTCGTCGCTGCTGGCGACGCAGTCCTCCTGGTGGAACTCCTTCTGGTCCGGCAGCGGCGTGGTGGAGATGAACTCCTCCGACGGCACCGCCCAGTACCTGGAGAACCTGCGGACCCTCTACCTCTACTTCGAAGCCGCCTCGATGCGCGGCGGCCAGTACCCGGGCAGCCAGGCCGGCGTCGCCGACATGTTCGCCTTCGACCAGGACCACCAGGAGTGGTACCCGGCCGGCTACTGGCTGTGGAACCTGCGCGGCCAGATCGCCGCGAACCTCAGCTCCGGCAACTACGCCCTGAACCTGCCGGTGTTCGACCTGTACCTCAACAACCTCTCGGCCATGAAGACCTGGACGTCCGCGCAGATGGGCGGCAAGGCCGGCATCTGCGTCCCGGAGACGATGCGCTTCAACGGCAACGGCTACTACAACGGCGGCAGCGCCTCGCAGAACGCCTCCTGCGCCCTCGCGTCGAGCCCGAGCTACAACGCGGAGACCATCACCAGCGGCGCCGAGATCGCGCTGTGGGTATGGCAGCAGTACCAGGACACCGGCAGCACCTCGTTCCTGCAGAAGTACTACCCGCTGATGCAGCAGGCCGCGACCTTCCTGCTGGCGTACCAGTCCACCGGCTCCGACGGCTACCTGCACGCCGTCGCCAACGCCCACGAGACACAGTGGGCGGTGCAGGACCCGACCACCGATCTCGCCGCCGACCAGGCCCTGTTCACCGCCACCGCCGCGGCCGCCGGCATCCTCGGCACGGACTCCGCGCTCGTCACCCAACTGCACACCGCGCTGGGCCAGATCGAGCCGTACGCCCGCACCGACGCGGCCACCAGGAAGCAGTTGCTGACGTCCTCCGCCGACGCGCAGGGCACGGACGTCATCGCCGACTCCTACCAGCCCTCCGCCGCGCTCAACAACGTGGAGAACGTCGGGCTCGAACCGGTCTGGCCCTACGGACTGATCGGCGACGCCTCCGGCTCCCTCACCTCGCTGGCGGTGCGCACCTACAACTCCCGCCCCAACGTCGACGCCAACGACTGGAGCTTCGACGCCGTGCAGGCCGCCCGGCTGGACCTCGGCAGCCAGGTCTCGGCGATGCTGACCGCCAACACCCAGAAGTACCAGGCGTACATCAACGGCCTCGGCTCGCTGTCCGGCAGCACTCCGGGGTCCGAGCCCTACCTGGAGCAGTCCTCGACCGTGGCCACCGCCATCGACGAGGCCCTGGCCACCGACTACGACGGCACGCTGCGCTTCGCCCCCGCCTGGCCCTCCGGCTGGGACGCGGCCGGCACCGTGTACATCCAGGGCGGCTCCAAGGTCGACGTCCAGGTCGAGGGAGGCACCCTCGCCACCGCCGCCATCCAGGCCGGCAGCACCGGCACCCTCACGGTGCGCAACCCGTGGCCGGGCAGCCAGGCCGAGGTCGTCAACGGCTCCACCGGTGCCGTCACCGTCGCGGCCACCAGCGCCACCACCTTCTCCGTACCCGTCACCGCCGGCTCGTCCTACCTGGTCGAACGGCCCTCCAGCCTGACCACCGCACTGCCCTACGCGCAGGTCACCGGCACCAGGGCGACCACCGCCAAGCACCTGGGCGGCGTGCAGATCGGCCTGGACGCCGGTTCCACGACGACCTACGCGAACCTCGCCGCCACGTTCAACGACGTCGCCATCACCGCGGACGACAACACCGCCCCCGGGAACTTCGACGGCGGCGGCGCCAGCTTCTCCCAGACGGCGATGACCAGCGCCCACGCCGGGCCCGGCGCGAGCATCACCTCCTCGGGCGTCACCTTCACCGTCCCCAACGTCGCGGCCGGCACCAACGACAACACCGTCGCCCAGGGGCAGAAGATCGCGCTGAAGGGCACCGGAACCCTCGGGTTCCTGGTCTCGGCCAGCTACGGCCCGGCCACCGGCACCGGCACCCTCACCTACACCGACGGCAGCACCCAGAGCTACACCCTCACCTCACCCGACTGGTTCTCCACCGGCCCGCCCAGCGGGGGAGCGCTCGCCGTCAGCTCCGACCACCAGAACCGGCAGGGCAACACCACCTACGCCGGAACCGGCAACATCTTCTCCGAGACGGTCGCGCTCAGCTCCGGCAAGACCCTGGCCTCCGTGACCCTCCCACCGGGCGCGAGCCTCGCCGCGGGCACCCCGGCACTGCACCTCTTCGCCCTGGCCACCACCGGCAGCGCGTAA
- a CDS encoding sulfite exporter TauE/SafE family protein — MAGDDGTRGMTMMLAAWIAVAAGSLTQTASGFGFALVCSPVLVAVLGPGPAVRTVITLSCLVSALILARTWRHTRVRDALVLGASAVLLTAPIAAAVHRLDARVLTLAAGLVTVASAALMARQGARVPLDGPVGVCAVGFVSAAMNALGGLSGPAGALYAANERWPRQAVAPTLQVFGLMLNAASLATLGGPRVDWRFLPALPVGWLLGALVAERLPARRFRQVVLGVAAAGGAAAIARAALG, encoded by the coding sequence GTGGCGGGTGACGACGGGACGCGGGGGATGACGATGATGCTGGCGGCCTGGATCGCCGTGGCGGCGGGCAGCCTGACGCAGACCGCCTCCGGTTTCGGCTTCGCGCTGGTCTGCTCACCGGTGCTGGTGGCCGTGCTGGGGCCGGGTCCGGCGGTGCGTACCGTCATCACGCTGTCGTGCTTGGTCAGCGCGCTCATCCTGGCCCGCACCTGGCGGCATACCCGGGTCCGCGACGCCCTGGTCCTGGGAGCCTCCGCCGTGCTGCTGACGGCTCCGATCGCCGCCGCGGTGCACCGGCTGGACGCGCGGGTGCTCACCCTGGCGGCCGGCCTGGTCACGGTGGCCAGTGCGGCGCTGATGGCCCGCCAGGGCGCGCGGGTGCCGCTGGACGGCCCGGTCGGGGTGTGCGCGGTGGGCTTCGTCAGCGCCGCCATGAACGCGCTCGGCGGCCTGTCCGGACCGGCGGGCGCCCTGTACGCCGCCAACGAGCGGTGGCCCCGGCAGGCCGTCGCGCCCACTTTGCAGGTGTTCGGTCTGATGCTCAACGCCGCGTCACTGGCCACCCTGGGCGGGCCCCGGGTCGACTGGCGGTTCCTGCCCGCGCTGCCCGTCGGCTGGCTGCTCGGCGCGCTGGTCGCCGAACGGCTGCCGGCCCGCCGCTTCCGCCAGGTGGTGCTGGGGGTGGCCGCCGCGGGCGGCGCCGCGGCCATCGCCCGCGCCGCACTCGGCTGA